In one Nocardia tengchongensis genomic region, the following are encoded:
- a CDS encoding cyclase family protein, with the protein MTEEWRKAGERVRNWGRWGEEDQLGALNHLTPERIAYAATRARQGRTIQLGIPIDAYGPQGSSGYRRNPIHLMSLDGGDAELAGFLEDWGGPTEAQVAGLYRHGPMRFNDDYIMMPLQSSTQWDALSHVYYDGLLYNGYPAASVTSFGATRLGIERIAEHGGVVGRGVLLDVARHRGVDRLEPASVISPQELDAVAAAQGVDLRPGDILVVRTGWWTRFLETRRHGEWFAGSPGLSWRCAQWLHEHDIAAVAADNPAVEVIRPEDGVMMPLHMLALRDMGMPLGEIWDLEALSRDCAEDGVYDFLLCAPALRIPGAVGTPISPIAIK; encoded by the coding sequence GTGACCGAAGAATGGCGCAAAGCCGGTGAGCGCGTGCGGAACTGGGGGCGCTGGGGCGAAGAAGACCAGCTCGGAGCGCTGAACCACCTCACCCCCGAGCGCATCGCCTACGCGGCGACCCGGGCCCGCCAGGGCCGCACCATTCAGCTCGGCATCCCGATCGACGCGTACGGGCCGCAGGGCTCGAGCGGCTATCGGCGCAACCCCATCCACCTGATGTCGCTCGACGGCGGCGACGCGGAGCTCGCGGGATTTCTCGAAGACTGGGGCGGCCCCACCGAGGCGCAGGTCGCCGGGCTGTACAGGCACGGCCCGATGCGGTTCAACGACGACTACATCATGATGCCGCTGCAATCCTCGACCCAGTGGGACGCGCTCTCGCACGTGTACTACGACGGGCTGCTCTACAACGGCTACCCGGCCGCGTCGGTCACCAGCTTCGGCGCGACCCGGCTGGGGATCGAGCGGATCGCCGAGCACGGTGGCGTGGTCGGCCGCGGCGTGCTGCTGGACGTGGCCCGGCACCGTGGGGTGGATCGGCTCGAACCGGCGAGCGTGATCAGCCCGCAGGAGCTGGACGCCGTGGCCGCGGCCCAGGGCGTGGACCTGCGGCCCGGTGACATCCTGGTGGTGCGCACCGGCTGGTGGACCCGCTTCCTCGAAACGCGCCGGCACGGCGAATGGTTCGCCGGCAGTCCCGGATTGAGCTGGCGCTGCGCGCAATGGCTGCACGAGCACGATATCGCCGCCGTCGCCGCGGACAACCCGGCCGTGGAGGTGATCCGCCCGGAGGACGGGGTGATGATGCCGTTGCACATGCTCGCGCTGCGCGACATGGGCATGCCGCTCGGTGAGATCTGGGACCTGGAAGCGCTGTCTCGCGATTGTGCCGAGGACGGCGTGTACGACTTCCTGCTGTGCGCGCCCGCGCTGCGGATTCCGGGCGCGGTGGGGACGCCGATCAGCCCGATCGCCATCAAATAG
- a CDS encoding AraC family transcriptional regulator: protein MPVAAGREMIRGDFHVLARCTAGSGRLTVDFTEHDLTADTIAWIHPGWTHRWDDIADLKGDLVLVRSDLVPTAALGRLPSTPPIVPANTLTDTAFDHLAGEYAADRPDPAVLGHLLGAMTLRLAAALPAVPGCTDLFGRFARLVERYHAETREVSWYAAQLGCSPRTLSRAVHTATAATAKQYVNARVILEAKRLLAHGAATTADCARRLGFDDPANFTKFFRTHTATTPTGFRLEVTPRGNPGGTPVNA, encoded by the coding sequence ATGCCGGTCGCGGCGGGCCGGGAAATGATTCGCGGCGACTTCCACGTCCTGGCCCGCTGCACCGCGGGCAGCGGGCGGCTCACCGTCGACTTCACCGAACACGACCTCACCGCCGACACCATCGCCTGGATCCACCCGGGCTGGACCCACCGCTGGGACGACATCGCCGACCTGAAGGGCGATCTCGTCCTGGTCCGCTCCGACCTCGTGCCCACCGCGGCCCTCGGCCGGCTCCCGTCGACACCCCCGATCGTGCCCGCGAACACCTTGACCGACACCGCCTTCGACCACCTGGCCGGGGAGTACGCCGCCGATCGGCCGGACCCCGCGGTCCTCGGCCACCTCCTGGGCGCGATGACGCTCCGGCTGGCCGCGGCCCTGCCCGCGGTGCCCGGATGCACCGATCTCTTCGGCCGCTTCGCCCGCCTCGTCGAGCGCTACCACGCCGAAACCCGCGAAGTCTCCTGGTACGCGGCACAACTCGGCTGCTCCCCGCGCACCCTCTCGCGCGCCGTGCACACCGCCACCGCCGCCACCGCCAAGCAGTACGTGAACGCCCGCGTCATCCTCGAAGCGAAACGACTACTGGCGCACGGGGCCGCCACCACCGCCGACTGCGCCCGCCGCCTCGGCTTCGACGACCCGGCCAACTTCACCAAGTTCTTCCGCACTCACACCGCGACCACACCCACCGGCTTCCGCCTCGAGGTCACCCCACGCGGTAACCCCGGCGGCACGCCCGTGAATGCGTGA
- a CDS encoding lipoprotein LpqH: MNSKPIRLTTAVLTATAAAALLVTGCSSTDSKSGSPTSPAATSTAAAPGNQAPAGGSSSASVDGKAISGKFDTTCAKQGGNLALALTDQSNATYGTLAASATITGDSTVQAVGITGTKGGANGQPYAVGFGNGMPGGSAKVTKSGNTYTVSGEGVGGVDLSNPMAGPKTEKFEIVFACSTVVGG; this comes from the coding sequence ATGAACAGCAAGCCGATCCGCCTCACCACCGCCGTCCTGACCGCGACCGCCGCGGCGGCCCTGCTGGTGACCGGTTGCAGCTCCACCGATTCCAAGTCCGGCTCGCCCACCTCCCCCGCGGCCACCTCGACCGCCGCGGCGCCGGGCAACCAGGCCCCCGCCGGCGGCTCGTCGTCCGCCTCGGTCGACGGCAAGGCGATCAGCGGCAAGTTCGACACCACCTGCGCCAAGCAGGGCGGCAATCTGGCTCTGGCGCTGACCGATCAGAGCAACGCCACCTACGGCACGCTCGCCGCGAGCGCCACCATCACCGGCGACAGCACCGTGCAGGCGGTCGGCATCACCGGCACCAAGGGCGGCGCGAACGGTCAGCCCTACGCGGTGGGTTTCGGCAACGGGATGCCGGGCGGTTCCGCCAAGGTCACCAAGAGCGGCAACACCTACACCGTCTCGGGTGAGGGTGTCGGCGGCGTCGATCTGTCCAACCCGATGGCCGGCCCGAAGACGGAGAAGTTCGAAATCGTCTTCGCCTGCAGCACCGTCGTCGGCGGCTGA